In Methanothermobacter sp., the genomic stretch GGAAAAATGGATAATATAGCATCATCAAATGGAAAAACGGTGATAGGTATTCAGAAGATCGGCAAGGGAAGGATCATATGGATTGGCTATAACCTCATATTCCATGCGTTCTACTATGACAGATTGGATGAGAAGAGATTGATTGTGGATGTGCTGGGGTTTCGATGAGGAGAGATGTTTTAATTAAAGGGGTTGTATCGGTCCTGATACTTGTTTTCCTTTTCAATATCATAAATAAAGAGGATTTTCTAAACAGTATGTTGAGCATAAGGCCAGTCTTTCTTCTTGCGGTGCTTATGCTTCCTTTCAGTATATTCATGAGGGCCTGGAGATGGAAGATGCTGGTGGAATATGGTGATCGGCGAATATCATATGGGGACGCATATGGTCTGACCCTTGCCGGCCTGGCCCTTAACATATTTCTACCGGGTGGTATGGGAGATATTGCAAGAACCTATTACGGTTATCGCTGGCATGGACTCAAGGAGGAGATGCTCTCAACAACCGTCCTTGATAAGGTTATAGCACTTCTATCTGTCTTCATCATGGGGGCGGTGGCTGCGATCTGGACGGGAATGCTGGCAGTTACAGTTGTTTCTGGCCTATCAGCAATATTACTTGCAATAATGGTTTTCTGGCCAGGGATTTTCCCCTGGAGAAGGCTGGTGAATCTTTTAAATTCAAAAACAGGAAAGATACTCTGTCATGAGAAACTGAGCGCATTCTATGCTTCATCCACAGCCCTGAAGTTTAAGGCAATACTTCTGTCATTTGCTGGCTGGCTTCTCAGCTATGCACAGTTCTATATCGTCTGCCTTTCATTTGGTGTAAACGTGGACATTTCATATATCCTTTCAATAGCACCTATAATGAATCTGGCATTTGTGTTTCCCTTCACACTCAACGGTCTTGGATCATCGGACGCTGTTGTTATCTATTTTCTGGGTCTGAAGGGTGTGAATCCATCCACTGCACTTCTCATTTCACTCTTCTACTCCCAGATCCTCACCAGCATCATACCCGGTGTTTTCGGGCTTTTCAGAATTATCAGAAAGTGAACTCATGATTATTTTGAGGTCCCTCTGTGTGATGTAGATTTCCTTCCTGAGCATGGTCACCTGGGTCGCTATAAACCCAAATGAGAGTATCTGAATTCCGGATAGGATTGTAAGCAACATGAAAGTCATTAAGGGCCTTGTAGGGTCAAGCTCCTGCTTCAAGTATAATGTAAAGAGATAAACGCCGCTCATGATCCCAAGGGTACACAGGATGGCACCTATAATACCAAATAATATCATGGGCCTTTCATTGAATGCGAAAAGGAGGTGGGATAGGATGGCTGATTTTATTCTTATCTTTGATTTTCCCCTTTCCCGTCCCTTCAGTTTAACTGGAACTTCTCTGATACTGTAACCCATTGCATTTGCCTTTACAAGAATTTCAGGATTTATTTCAGTTCCATCGGACTCCAGATTAATTGAATCTATCACATCCTTCTTATATGCTCTGAACACTCCTGTGATGGTGTTAAAATTTTCTTTGAGGGAAAATCCAACAAGTTTGTTGGCCAGGCGGCTCAGTATAAGTCTATGGATGGGTATGTTTTCTGTTGAACCAGCGGGCATGTACTGGGATCCGATCACTATATCTGCCTTTTCTGTCTCCCTTACAAGGATGGGTATGTAAACTGGATCATAGCTTAAATCTGCATCCATTGTAACTATCACATCTCCTTTAGCGGCTTTAAAACCGGTCCTAAGGGCATTACCCATCCCCTTATTGTTTTCATGTCTTAGAACTCTTATGCGTTTATCAGCTGAGGCCCTTTTATCCAGCAATGCTGGGGTCTTGTCATAGCTTCCATCATCAACGGCAATTATTTCATAATCTGAATAACTTTTCCCTAGAATTTCACTGACAGCATCAAGGGTACTGTTTACATTTTCTTCTTCATTGTACATCGGGATAATTACTGAAATCATCATAACACCTTATGGTCAATCATTTTCCCTTCCTTTTTGAGAAATAGGATCCTGAGAGACCCACTATCATGGCTTCTATGTTCCTTGCAAGGTTATCCTTCATGTCACTTGCACCATTTTTGATTCCATTGATGGGCCCCTGGACCCTCCAGTTTGCCGGTTCATTGAGGGCCTGTAGAAAGGCAGATACCCTGAAGCAGAATATGATGATTCTGTATACTGGCATTAGAATAATGAATGGTATAGCCTCCTCTATCTTCAGCCGTGTTTCATTGGATGAATAATTATAGGCAAAGATGGTCACTATGAGGTCCATGAGGAGGTAGAATACATACATGAGGACCATTACAATGGGGATGACCTGAATATAGAGGCCCATAAGTGGAAGCAGTATCAGAACAAAGAGCCACAGGAGTCGCGGAAAGGCGATGGTATGGTCAACAAAGAGTATTCTCAGAAGGCCCATGAGGTCAAAGTAACGCCAGCTCTTACCCTTGAGGTCTTCAACGGAATCCTTCAGAAGAGTTGATATGTATGAAAAAATCAGTCCTATAAGCTTTGGGTTCCCCGTATCCCTTATCATACTCAGGATGTCCATCAGGGAGGTTCTGTCCTCATCATAATCATTTTTACAGGATATCGCAGCAACTTCCAGCTGGCCACGGGCCCACCTACTCCTCTGTGAGTAGAGTGTATCATAATCGGTTATTGCACTTACGTATCCAATTGCATCAGGGACATTGACGACATCTATTTTCTTTCTGTGAAGCATCATTGTGACATGCATGTCCTCTGCAACGGTAACCGGCCAGTAACCCCCGATTGACCCCATGACTCTCCTTCTAAATGCCGAGAAGGCCCCTGACATGGTGTAAAGCGAGTCAATCCATGACTGATAGTTTCTTTCAAAGTTGAATGAATTGAGGTATTCAAGGAACTCGCACCTTGAGAAGAATTTTTCCCGGAAGCGGGTCCTGAGGGGGTTCCAGCGGACCTCTATGTAACCGCTGGCTGCACCCACCTTCTCATCTGCAAGGAACACCTTCACCATATTTTTAAGGGCATTTCTCTCAAGTATAACATCGGCATCAACTGTGAATATGATTTCCCCTTCAGCCTTCCTGAGTCCAGTGTTCAGGGTGTGGACCTTGCCGGTGTGTATCTTTTCAATGAACTCAAACCTGACACCGGCCATTATGGCATCCACCATGACCCTTTTTATCTCGTTTCGGGTGGCGTCCTTTGATCCATCATCAACAACGATTACCTGCATCCTTTCAGAGGGGTAACTGCTGTTTATTATGGATAGAATGCACTCGTGGATGGTGTCCTCCTCGTTGTGGGAGGGTATAACAATGGTTATCTCAGGCAGGTCATCCTCTCCAACAGAATGGTTGTTAAGGTTTTTCAGTGACCTTCTTGCCAGCACAAGCTTTATGGGGAGGAGAACCCCATCTATTATAATTGCCACAAGGAGCCAGGTCCCCCAGACCATCATTGAAACCCATAGGGGGTCTTGCATTTTTAACACCAAATCATTCAAATTTTCCAGCTTTTATTCTATTTCTAACAAGGTTTACCGTGGGCCTTGTAAGGAGGTACCAGTAGAGCAGTATTACAAACAGGAAGAATATGAGCTTGCCTATTATTGCATGTGCAATGTAGACGGCCGATTTACCAAAAATGTTCACAATGTATATTATCGTGAACATCCTAATTAAGTTTGCCATGTAGGTCATGGTGGCCCCTATGAAGGCATATCTGACCTTGGATTTACGGCTGTAGCCCGGGTAGAATATCAGGAGAGATATGAGGACACTTATCTCAATTAAAGAGGAGCACTCAAATCCAATACCGAAGATGCTCCACCCTGTAGGGTCCTGAAAGATGAATGCGTTGGGTGGGAGGTAAACGGATTTTATACCAAGAAGGGTGGCTGTGCCAGCAATGTTCTGTGCCTCGATACTCATTATGGTGATGTCAAACCCCGTTAAAATGAAGGATGCTATCATGGCTGCCATGAATGCAACGGAACCTGTAACATAGAACGTTAACCACCAGCGCTTTCTGTGTGCAATGAGTGATATGAAGAACAGTAGGGCTGAGAATATCAGTGTCATTATTGTGCCGCTGGAAATACCCAAGAATATCACCTGATGAGGAATTCTCTGAATCTTACACTTATAACTTCATCTATTTCTTTTCTGATTTCTAATATAGATAAGGAACAGTAACATCATGGCCGCAGCAACTGTGGCTGGCCAGCCAGTCGGGATGGACTGGAACTCCGTGCTTTTTGAGTTGTATCCGCCACTGTAGCTCCAGTATGCGGTTATGGTATAGGACCCCCCGGTCTTGAACGAGTCATATGGGAAATCCACATTTGTGGTGTTCCAGGTGTAGGTGTAGGATTCCCCCCTTGCAAGTGAGGGCACGCTGTAGGTTATGGTTTTGATTAACTCATTCCCGTAGGTTATTGTCAGTGTACATGTTGATGGCGGTATGTTGTTACGGGGTCCAGGGTTTGTCGTGACGCAGCGGAACTGTATCGCTCCTGACTGGGTGTAGGGAGCTCCGACTGGCTCCAGTTCAGTGATAACACCCTGCCCACTTGAGGTTAACTCATCTGCCCCCCAGCTGATTCCCATAAAACCCATAATCAGGATTATGATTATAACCTTTTTCATGAAACCACAGAGACAATTTATATTTTTTCCCATTTAATAATAATTTGGATTAAAAATGATTCAATTAAGGAGGTTCTCGCTGACTTTAGCGTAAATTAAAAATTAAGGAGTCGTCAGAGATGCGGTAGGGACCTTCAAGTCTTGTAAAACCCTGTATTTTTAGCATATTATCACTTAAATGAACTATCCCATTATATAGTGGCTGCAGGGTTCTCACCTCCATATCATCATGCACATTGTCCTCAATTAACATCAAACTTACAGCCCCGGCGGACCTTATCTTTGCCGTGAGCATATGCAGGAACTTGAAGACAATCTTGAGATGGGAGTACATGAGTAGTGTGGAAACTGAATCAATGACAACCCTCACGCCACCCTCCTTTCCATTATCAATGAGGTCCTCGACCATGACCATTATATGGGCAAGGTTCATGGGGTTATCAATGAAAAAAACGTTATCAGAGGAGGGGGTCACCGGACCGAACCTGCTGGATATACAGTCCACTATGTAGAGGTTATCCTTATCGCATTTTAGTTCATCCATTAACTTGTCAGCGGTGTCATTGAGTGTGACCATAACGCATATCTCACTGTTTTCAAGGCCATCTCTTATGAATGACCTTGCAAGCACATCCTTCCCTGAGAATATATCCCCCATGACCAGTAAATTTGAACCTGGCGGCACATTCAGTTCAGCACCATTGATCCCAAGAGAGTATCCCATTTCAACACCATCTGATAATATATTAGAGTCACTATATTACTTTTTCGCAGGGAATTATTAGGTTAAAATAAAAAAATAAGTTTATTTTTTCCTCTCTATCCTGATTGAGATTGGGGGTTCAATTTCCTTCTTGCGGATCACCCAGATCGCGGCTCCAAGCACAATGAGGATTATGAGCCACGCAGGTATCACTATGACGGTATCAGATGTCTCTATGGTTTTTGTCTGGTGGTAGCGGCCATAGTTTATCTCTGTCTTTGCAATGTAGGGTCCGAATTCTATCCAACCCGGCTTCCAGGTCTCAACAAGTGTGTAGTTGTCCTCAGGGTATACCACACCCTCAATGGGGACCCTCTGCGTCCCTGTTATACCGGTGAGTTCAATGGCCCCTGTCATGTTTGCCTGCACCGTACCCGTGTTTTTTAGGAGGTATGTGAATTTACCTGGCATGAAGCTCAGGAGAACCTTGGGTGCGCTGTGGTCCTCAAGTTTCAGTGACTCGATTATTGGTCCCGGGAGCCCCACGTAGATGGGCACGACTAGTTCAACGCCCTGGACTATCTGGATGCCACCGGTAACATTCTGCACAGGAAGACCCTTTATGACGATTGCCCCTGCAGCGTCAAGGTAGTTTATCTTCCCTGGTGCCTTCACTGTGAACCTGATCTTCCTTGACTCGCCGGGTTTCAGCTTGAATGACGTGTTGCCCTCTATGGTGATCCACTGGGCTATCCCCCTGTCGGAGTATACCAGGTTAACGCTGTCCATGAGGAGCCTCTTCTTTGTTACGTTGACGTTCACCTCTTCCTTACCAATGTTTCTCACTGTGATTTCGCCACTCACTGACTGGCCAGGTTTAAGGTTGTATCTGAAGTCTGCAGGTGAGGCCCAGAGTCCGGTTGCGATTACCGGCGCCGCTGATCCCAGGATGAAGAGAAATATGAGAATTGCAGTTAGATGTCTGGGTTTCATGGTTATCAACCTCTAGAAAAAGTTTGACTGTATTTATTAAATAGTTAATGAATGGAAAATGAAAAGGTATTTCTCCAAAAAATAAAGTGGAGATGTTTAAGGTGCAGTGTTGTGTTTAACTGCAGTGTAGAGCAGGTTTATTGAGTATGCGCCGTCTTCTGTGAATGATGGCACCACGAGTTTCATGTTTGTTGTCCAGGTGGTAGGTGTACCTGATCCCTGGGCTGCCTTGTTCATGTTGTCGTATATCTTTATCGGTGAGGCGTATGGAATCTGGACATATCCGTTGGCAAAATTGCTGTTTATTGTGAGGTTACCTACACCAATGATATCTGTTGCAGTTGCGCTTCTAAGTGCTGAATCAGTTGCATTGACATATAGGTCGATCTTAACGTTACCTGTGTTCTGTATCGTGAAGTCAGGGCTTGTACCTGTGGTTCCTGCATCTACTACTCCGAAGTTAACGTTAGGCACTACTATTGAAATAGCCTCTGGCACAGTAACGGTCACTGTCTGTGTTGCCGTTGCCGCGTAGGATGGTGAACTGTATGCACCGAGTGCCACCACAAACATCAGGGCAACTATAAGCGGGATTACACCCATTATCTTTTCCCTCATATATATCACCAGTTAATTTCAGATATAATTAGTTGTCACGGCCCAGTATATAAATCTTTCGAGATTTGGTGACAGTGGAAACATATAATTAATATATTCGTGACCATTTTCACAAAATCAGGTTGAGGTGTAGATGAGGGTTGTTGAGTATGTGCCGGGATCCGTGTATGGGGGCACAGTTATGTAAAGGCTGAGGGGGACACTCCGGGATCCCCACCCAGAGTATGTCATTATGACCTGGTTGGATGTCGTAAAGGACCTCTTGCTTAGGCTGGGTGTGCTGAACTTGAAATTGGATAGTGGTATTGTGAGTGAACTGTTGGCGGTATTCACAAGGTTGCCTGATGCCCTCACAGAGAGGGTATCACCAAAGGCAATAATGTAGCTGACAGTTGCTGTTACAGCTTCCGGGTAGCTCCGCTCAGTCCCATCAGGGGGTACCGTTCCGAGGCTGATGGTGGATGGCTCAACATTTACTGATGACCACAGTGAAAGTGGCTGCACCACACCCCCACGGGGACTTGATGTGTTATTCACTGATGAATTGTTTCCTGTCTCATTGACCGCCGCTGCAGTGAAAACACCCATAACCAGCAAGAATAATGCCATAACCGGAATCAGCGCGTTTTTCATAAGATCCCCAACTACTGTCAATATAAAAGCAGGACCATTTATATATTTTTTGATTTTAATCGCAGAGGAGCGCATCTGATGGAACATAACCTTTTCAGATGCCTCAAATGGGAAATGCTATCCAGAACACCCAACAACATCTGATGGAGTATCATCTGTTCAGATGTGGTCAAGGACCATCCTTCTCCTCTTATGCCTCCGGAAGTCCAGTGACGTTGAGACACTGCTGAGGTACTTCCTGCTTATCTCTGCGGCCCTCAGTATTTCATCATCCCCTGGCCTCCTGGCACCCAGGCTGTTGTTGTAGCCGACATAACCTGTTATGCGGTAGGGGACGTCCCACTCTGAGAGGAACTCTGCTATCTTTTCAATCTCATCAACATCCACGATTCCAGGTACAAGGACAGTTGAGACCTCCAGTTTACCTGAACCAGTGAGTTTCTCTATGCACTCAAGAACCGCCTGGTTGGATTTCCCTGTGAGCTGCAGGTGTTTCTTGTCATCCAGGGCCTTGAGGTCAACGTGGACCTCGTGGAATGCACTATCCCTCAGGATCTCCCATCCTGTGCCGTTGGTTGATATGGTCACATGGAGGTCCCGACTGAGGGCCTCTGTGAGTTCAGGGAGGTCCCTCTGCAGTGTGGGCTCACCACCGGCTATGAGCACCCTGTCTGTACCCTCCTCTGAACTGATCTTCAGGACCCGGTCTGCTATCCTCCCTGCATCATACTCCCTGCAGTTTCTTGGGGTGAAGAAGCAGTACCTGCACCTGAGGTTGCAGGTGGGTGTGAGAACGGTTATGATGTCACTTACAGATATGTGTGATAGCTGGATATGTTTCACCTCGGTAAAATTATGATGTCACCTACCTGACTGACTCATCCCTCTATGATGTCACTTACAGATATCTCTGGTGGGTGAAAGATTTCAAGTCAACTTTACGGTTTATTGCTGTTATGGTATATATGTGGCGGTCCAGATATGTCATTTCTGGCCATTTTTCCACACCAGGGACCAACTTCATTATACATCTATATTACGAAGTTATCTCTGTCTGACACAGAAGTACTCAGATACATCACCCTCAGATAACCTGTGCTCACGCCAGACCTCACACCCACTGCAGAGGCACTCCTCATGGGGATCTATATCCCTGCAAATGGCCTCACCTATGGAACAGTAGACCCCTGGAACCCTGTCGGTGTCCATGCGCATGGCACTGTCAAGGTCCTGCTGGGTTATGAGGAGCATTATCTTCTTTTTATCTGCCACGCACTGACTCCTGCTCTGGACGGGACACTCAAGGCAGAGGCACCTTCTGATGTTTTCCATACTGAAGTCAACCTCCATGCCATCACCGTAACTCTATATGTGTCTGCTGCCACTTCATATTTGCCCCAACTCCAAAAAATTTCAATTAATAATCATGATAAACTGAATTTTTTCAAGAAAACAACCTTTATTTAAAACTTTTGTCTTGTAACTTTTAGAAACTGATATTAATGAAGGTGATCTATTTAATATTGGTAGAATGTGGTCAACCGGGGACTGATCCGGGAGACATTTCTACCGAAGGTGATCTAATGGCTGAGTTATATGAGAAAATGGTAGAAGAGGCCATGATGGCCCAGAAAGCCGATGTGGAAACCATAAAAAAGAACAGGGGAAAGGAGTTTAAAATAAAGGATACAAAGGCCTACCTGGACGTCGTGCAGGACATGAAGGCTGTCGGAGAACAGAGCGAGGCGGTGATAAACCTGCACAAGGACTCAGTGAAGGCCCACTATGAGATACTTGACAGCCTTACAGACACCATAAGACCAGAGGATGACCCATTCGTTGAACACTACCAGACACCTGTGGTTCTGGAGATACTGAGGGACGAGGACAGCGAATTTGAGAAGAGCCTTGAGGCATTCATAGATGCAATAGGAAGGGCAGAGGCCCTTATAGGAAGGGAGGCAATAAGAAGGTATGGAGGATTCTATGGGCCAACCTGTGTGGTTGACTTCGCCCTCATGCCAGGAAGCACAAGCAACGTGGTGAACAGGATCCTAAGGGAGACAGATATACCCGAGATGCACAAACAGGCGATCCTCTCAGCAAAGTCATGGGGTATGAACACCTCCTATGG encodes the following:
- a CDS encoding lysylphosphatidylglycerol synthase transmembrane domain-containing protein, with amino-acid sequence MRRDVLIKGVVSVLILVFLFNIINKEDFLNSMLSIRPVFLLAVLMLPFSIFMRAWRWKMLVEYGDRRISYGDAYGLTLAGLALNIFLPGGMGDIARTYYGYRWHGLKEEMLSTTVLDKVIALLSVFIMGAVAAIWTGMLAVTVVSGLSAILLAIMVFWPGIFPWRRLVNLLNSKTGKILCHEKLSAFYASSTALKFKAILLSFAGWLLSYAQFYIVCLSFGVNVDISYILSIAPIMNLAFVFPFTLNGLGSSDAVVIYFLGLKGVNPSTALLISLFYSQILTSIIPGVFGLFRIIRK
- a CDS encoding glycosyltransferase, translated to MISVIIPMYNEEENVNSTLDAVSEILGKSYSDYEIIAVDDGSYDKTPALLDKRASADKRIRVLRHENNKGMGNALRTGFKAAKGDVIVTMDADLSYDPVYIPILVRETEKADIVIGSQYMPAGSTENIPIHRLILSRLANKLVGFSLKENFNTITGVFRAYKKDVIDSINLESDGTEINPEILVKANAMGYSIREVPVKLKGRERGKSKIRIKSAILSHLLFAFNERPMILFGIIGAILCTLGIMSGVYLFTLYLKQELDPTRPLMTFMLLTILSGIQILSFGFIATQVTMLRKEIYITQRDLKIIMSSLSDNSEKPENTGYDAGEDLGVEE
- a CDS encoding glycosyltransferase, producing MQDPLWVSMMVWGTWLLVAIIIDGVLLPIKLVLARRSLKNLNNHSVGEDDLPEITIVIPSHNEEDTIHECILSIINSSYPSERMQVIVVDDGSKDATRNEIKRVMVDAIMAGVRFEFIEKIHTGKVHTLNTGLRKAEGEIIFTVDADVILERNALKNMVKVFLADEKVGAASGYIEVRWNPLRTRFREKFFSRCEFLEYLNSFNFERNYQSWIDSLYTMSGAFSAFRRRVMGSIGGYWPVTVAEDMHVTMMLHRKKIDVVNVPDAIGYVSAITDYDTLYSQRSRWARGQLEVAAISCKNDYDEDRTSLMDILSMIRDTGNPKLIGLIFSYISTLLKDSVEDLKGKSWRYFDLMGLLRILFVDHTIAFPRLLWLFVLILLPLMGLYIQVIPIVMVLMYVFYLLMDLIVTIFAYNYSSNETRLKIEEAIPFIILMPVYRIIIFCFRVSAFLQALNEPANWRVQGPINGIKNGASDMKDNLARNIEAMIVGLSGSYFSKRKGK
- a CDS encoding archaeosortase/exosortase family protein, with the protein product MGISSGTIMTLIFSALLFFISLIAHRKRWWLTFYVTGSVAFMAAMIASFILTGFDITIMSIEAQNIAGTATLLGIKSVYLPPNAFIFQDPTGWSIFGIGFECSSLIEISVLISLLIFYPGYSRKSKVRYAFIGATMTYMANLIRMFTIIYIVNIFGKSAVYIAHAIIGKLIFFLFVILLYWYLLTRPTVNLVRNRIKAGKFE
- a CDS encoding ATPase domain-containing protein produces the protein MGYSLGINGAELNVPPGSNLLVMGDIFSGKDVLARSFIRDGLENSEICVMVTLNDTADKLMDELKCDKDNLYIVDCISSRFGPVTPSSDNVFFIDNPMNLAHIMVMVEDLIDNGKEGGVRVVIDSVSTLLMYSHLKIVFKFLHMLTAKIRSAGAVSLMLIEDNVHDDMEVRTLQPLYNGIVHLSDNMLKIQGFTRLEGPYRISDDSLIFNLR
- a CDS encoding radical SAM protein, whose translation is MKHIQLSHISVSDIITVLTPTCNLRCRYCFFTPRNCREYDAGRIADRVLKISSEEGTDRVLIAGGEPTLQRDLPELTEALSRDLHVTISTNGTGWEILRDSAFHEVHVDLKALDDKKHLQLTGKSNQAVLECIEKLTGSGKLEVSTVLVPGIVDVDEIEKIAEFLSEWDVPYRITGYVGYNNSLGARRPGDDEILRAAEISRKYLSSVSTSLDFRRHKRRRMVLDHI
- a CDS encoding DUF2769 domain-containing protein, whose product is MEVDFSMENIRRCLCLECPVQSRSQCVADKKKIMLLITQQDLDSAMRMDTDRVPGVYCSIGEAICRDIDPHEECLCSGCEVWREHRLSEGDVSEYFCVRQR
- a CDS encoding DUF2193 family protein, giving the protein MAELYEKMVEEAMMAQKADVETIKKNRGKEFKIKDTKAYLDVVQDMKAVGEQSEAVINLHKDSVKAHYEILDSLTDTIRPEDDPFVEHYQTPVVLEILRDEDSEFEKSLEAFIDAIGRAEALIGREAIRRYGGFYGPTCVVDFALMPGSTSNVVNRILRETDIPEMHKQAILSAKSWGMNTSYGIGEVFANEIENGATAAEAAEKEIEMVKYIYQEPVEAQAKLMDDHGHESFDVREYMSRYRKEMEGTVKAAIDDGVHYGNILTVPAYCVGDISHHIAQSTYNMCKDDVVMAIIEATTGVMESTLN